DNA from Strigops habroptila isolate Jane chromosome 6, bStrHab1.2.pri, whole genome shotgun sequence:
CTCGGGGAGGTGTCATGGTTGGGGGAAGACTGGGAAGGAGTTGTGCTCTGGTACAATATGTCACGTGTATGTGTAGTTTCCACCCCTGACGTGCGTGGTGATAGgacaatggctttaaactgacagaggggagattgagatgagctcttaggaagaagttgttccctgtgagggtggtgaggccctggcacaggttgcccagagaagctgcggctgccccatccctggcagttgACCAATGCCAGCATTCCCACCGGAGCAGTGATGGAGGTTTGCCATCAGCTTCATCTTCGCTGGGCTGCCTCCaagcagtggcagagctgagcacagagGCTCCAGTGCAATCAAGTTAGAGATGCTGAAGGAGCCCGCAGGCGTCAGCGCTGCCGCTCTCAGTGCTTGCTTCTGCCCATGGAAAACATCGCCACAAGATGGATCAGCCAATGCCTCTGCTCTGTTTAACCTGGTGTTTGCAGCCGCTGGCAGGTCAGAGGAGATCTGGTAACTCCAGGCATGCATGACTAAGCCTAATGCAGTTTTAATGTTCCAGCTGGAGAAAATTGCCCTTGCTGGAAATCCTGGGCTGGTCTGAGGAGCTGATGTGCTGCCTGGACTAAGCATGAACAGGGAGAAGGCTGAGCCAGCATCCCTGGAGGCAGGCACTGCCAGCAGGGTcctggaggagaggagcagcatcCCGCAGGGCATGGCTGCTCCCATGAACCATTTGCTCTCTGAGGAAGTGCCGTGTCCCATCTCAtcatctcctgctgctcagctAACGGACAGCCTCGCTTTTTAGAGCAACAGATGGGCCACTTAAAATAGTCCATGAGCATCCGCAGGTCCATGAAGATGCCCTGAGGGCTGGAccacctctgctatggagacaggctgagaaagctgggcttgttcagcctggagaagagaaggctccacagagaccttagagcagcttccagtgcctaaaggagctaacaagaaagctggagaggggcttttggcaagggcctgtagggacaggacaagggggaatagctttaaactgacagaggagagattgagatgagatcttcGGAAGAAGTCAGttattggaactagatgagttttaaggtctcttccaacccaaaccattctatgatcttgtGCTCCTGATAATAAGTTCGTCCTTTCTTGTGTCTGGGTATTTTCTGGGACAGAGCTCTCCATCTCCCAGCATGAAGTTGAGCTGAACGTGGGACAAACCATGCTGGAGATAACGAATGTGATGGGTGACATGTTTCAAGGGCCAAACTGAACAAATCCCTTATCAGGATCCAACCCCAGAGCTGCATTTGGGTCATCTGATGGAAAAATCCCTTTAAACCAATTGCCATTTTGCTGCTGGACTTGCCTGTCTCTGTCTTACCAAAGGTTCAACCCAGGCTAAGGTGTATAGTGCTAGTAATTGGTCCATTTGGGACATCCACAAGGGAGCTGGCTTTCTGAGGAGGGTTTCTGACCATTTGTCCTCTTCTTGTTGTCCCTTCTTCATGGCCATGTCTCTCCTGAAGACAATGTCTTCCATGAAATCTACAAAAGGGCACTTCATTGGCCACAGAGAATATGAGAAAAGTAGGTCCTTGTTCACCGTGCAGCTGAGGCACTGGGGACAGTGTCCTGGGATGCTGGTGCAGAGATGGCCAGTGCTGGAGAGTGGTTTTCTCCAACTGAGCTTTCCATTCCCAGCAGGAATTGGGCTGAGAAAGGCTGATTTCCCTTGAAGGAGGCATGAAATGCTCTTTTTTGTGGCAGTGCACCTCCTGGGCTTTATGAGCTTGGGTCTCCACATGGCTCTGTGGCCAGTGGTGGGCGTGATCTGGTTCCCTCAGCAAGCCTTTTGAAGGCCCAGTGGGCATTTCTACAGAGCAACTGGAAGGAATTCTTTCTCCTGGGAACACATCAAAACTGACTTTCCCTGTCTCTGCCATTATAAAAACTCCTTTTAACTGCTGGATGCATTTCCTTGGAGCCCTCCCACTCTGAAGGTGCTGGGAAGTCAGATGGAGTGAGCTGGGATAGGATGGGACCTCCTGCCCTGAGCTGAGCAACCATCCAGCTTGTCCCCTGTCCCTGGCACTAGATCATCACCAGTCTGCAGCGTTGCACAGGCTAAATCCTACAGAGAAGGGGCCACCCACAAGTTGAAAGATCTGGTAGACTTCTAAATGCTGGGGACTCAATTGCGTTCACTGGAAGGAGTTAGATTTCTGGATAGGGAAGCTGAGGCATGAAGTCCaccaggaggagaaaaacagctGTGGTGGAAAGGAACATCTCCAGGAGCTTGAATCTGCTTTAATCACTGATTGTGTTTGTCCTCCTGTGAGGTCTGACATCCCTGCTGGTGCATCCTCAGCAGCATCCTCATCCGTTGTCTCATTTGGGTCTCACAGGTCCAGTTCCAGCCCTGGCTAACAACAGCACAAGCCTTCATAAAGTTGGgctcatgaaaaataaatagtcCTTggacaaaagcagcaaaatttgTGGCAGGATTGATCAGAGCTGCAGCACTAGTAAAGCTCTGAGAAATGCTGTCCTTAATTTTTTAAGGACTGAATTATTCAGTGCCCCGTTGAGGTGGCTTTAACACCACCAGGAATGTGGATCTAACGCACTTTTGCAGTATCTTTTTTGTAAGCCCTGATCCAAATCAACCCAGTGATCCCTGTGCTGCGCTGTGGGACAGAGAGGTCCGTGTGCGTTACTCAAACCCATTAGCatgtctgcctgcctgctctCACACCCCCAGGAGCAGCTGCACCAGAGCACTTCAGGGTCTTATTTTTCCTGGGGTGTGGGAAGGGAAGACATAGGAATAAGGGAAACCCAGAAAGATATTTCTCCAGGGGGGCCTCCCAAGCCTGCAGCAAGTTCATTGCCAGTGTTCCCAGTTGTAGAGGTGATGAGTTAGTGTTTAATGGGCTCAGGGGTATTTTTTTGCCTGTGAATTGCCTGTTTGCTTCCTGAGCTGTGGCTTCTCTGgtgtcctgcagcagggagtTCCCTGCTTTAACTggatttaaatatgtttaaacaTGGTGGGAATCTGCTGGCTCCTTGTGGGCTCCTCACCCACTCTGACAGACTGCTCAGACCTTCAGTGCACCCTCTAGCACCTTCCCTGAGACAAATTGCCATGCTAAATGCTGTTTTACACCTCCTAATCTGATTTTAGCTAGGAAATCTATCTCACATGCAGGATAACCCTGCTATCCTGAGCAGGGCAGGTAGCCCAGGTTGAGCTTTACCTTACTCAGCATCATCTGCACAGTTCAGCCCATCTCTCGTCATCCCTTAGGGCTGTTAGGAGGGTGAAACTAGAATGCACTCTATAAATATTAATGCCATTATCAATTCTCGGTCATCCCTGCTCCTCGCCTGCTTCCAGATCTCCAGCTTTCATGTCGAGTGGCCCAGCGAGGCGGAAGAGAATAATGGCAAGGGAGCAGgttgtttgaaatatttaagcTTGAGTTATCTAAGACATTGCAAATAATATATGTGTCAGAGGAGAGGCGCTCGGATTTGTGGTTACGTAAGATCtgcatgctttcttttctggcCTCGTGATTATCTTTATCACTGGAATAAACTCAGCTGCTCTAGCTGCTGACAATGACCGGGAATAACGCATGGGACCAACAGGGTTCATTGCACAGCTGAGGTCAGCAGAGAGACCTGCAGAGCGTCCCTGGATGGTGGCAGGGATGGAGTCAGCCTCCCTTTGCCCCACATCTGCTGGGAGGCTGATGAGGATGGGTCGGGCTCAGATATGATACTTCTCCCCCTGATCTTTGCAGCTTTGGGACTTCCTGAGCTGGAGGCGGGTTTTATTGTATGTGATAAGGCAATGAGTTTCTCATTTGTGTGATCTGCTTCTGAATCTGTGCACAATTTTAGCCCTCCCCACAGACTTAGCAACCTGGTGGGTGAAGAAGAGCTTCTTTTGATCTGAGCCTACCACTTCCTAACCCTAACCTTAACCCTTTGTGGGTATCCCAGGCACCTGGGATGAATCCCTCATGCCCAAGTTCCCCAAGACCACCCAGTGCCTAAACCCCCACTCCATCACTGGGCCTGACCTCATCCCTCTTTGccagaaatgctggttttggcCTCAGTGCATGGAAATGACTCTTCCAACCAGGGCTCGCTGTCCCCTGACACGGTAGAACCCTAccaggcacaggcagcacaCAGGCAAAGTGGGGGGAGCTGAGCATACATCTCCTCTCCCAGAAAGTGACTCCACATGCATCCTTGCTCCCATTCACTGCTCCAACAGACCTACAGGACATGTGCTAGTGACTTCTTGTGCTTCATCCTCCCCAGCACTTTGGACTCATCTGCCCCTTGTCCCATCCTTGTCCTTTCCCTGAGGACCCTCAAACATGCATTGCAGCGGGCACAGTGCCTGACCCTCAGCTCAGTGTGCTCTTGAGGGTGTTTACAAGCAAGCAGCTTCTTTGACACAGCCTTTATGAAGCAAAGGGATTTATTTTGAGCTTCTCAGAGGGAGATGAAGACGAGCAAAATCCCCTGGGTCTCTGGATGCCCCAGGGTCATCTCCATTGTGAGCATCGGCCACATTACAGCAATTCCCACTGCCTGACCCCTGCTTCCAGCTCCGGCTCTCAGCCAGCAGACAGCCTCCCCAAGGACGGACTCCCGAAGCCGGCGTGCCCGCTGCGCTGCAATTATCCTACAAAGTCGTGGGCTTATTTCCCTCAGACCGATATCACAAGAATCAAAAGCACACATTGGAAAAGTCACCCCCGTGAGCAGTTTGCTTCTCTGCTCAGTCGTTGTGGCTGGAAGGAAAATAGGCGTTGGCAGGATCACCTTGGGAAAgctgcatctttcttttcctcacttgTTTTACTACTTGATGCATTTATTcctaaaccaaaccaacaaaaacgTTCAGGTGTAGCTTTTGCCCTGCTTCTACTTGTGCAGTCATTCACTGTTTCCAACAAAAGAACTACTCTGGCCAGAAAATTTACGTgagatctaaggaagaagctcttccctgtgagggtgctgaggccctggcacaggttgcccagagaagctgtagctgccccatccctggcagtgttcaaggccagggtggacacaggggcttggagcaacctggtctagtggaaggtgtccttgcccatggcagggggttggaagtagatgagctgtaaggtcccttccaacccaaaccaggctgggattcagtgattctatgaaaataggCTGTTTTGGAAACATCTTAGAGAGATTTTGTGGCTCTTCGGGAGCTGCAGATGTGAAGATGAAGACAACAACATTAGCATTAATGCTCATCAATTACATGAATACACTATTCATCTTCCCATCTTCCCTGCTTTAACAGGACCATGGCGTTACAGCAGTGCAACCCCATGAAGACCCTCACCTTATGGCAAGGTCACAGCAGGTGCTCAGCGCCCAAGCAGCCTATCCTGGTGATTAATACCTCATTAAGACAAATAACTCAAACAATCCAGCTAGAAAGGAGCAGCTTCACAGCTAAGATTGCCATGACCTTCCTGAGGTTATGTCCATGGGTCATTGCACCTTCTTCCAGTGCCAAGAAAACTCCCTGAAGCAAAGCTGCTGGGGTTTTAAGCCTTTCTGCTAAGCTATGGGAGAcctctgcaggaggagcagggggtAGTTGGAAAGGCTGTTTGCAAGAGGCGTTGGTGCTGGCCTGGCTGAAATAGCACTGTGCAGGGGGTGAGCACAGGGTCCCTCTATTCTCACACAcgcaggcagggagaagggacTAGGGCTGAAGGGTCTGCTCATTtctgtgggtgctgctgtgtcAGACAGTGGGGTTTCCTCCAAGCAGCCCTGGAATAAGACCCCAGTAGCCCTGGGAACAGGCTGAGTATGTCCTGGGGCTACAGCCACCCCCTTGAGCTCCATCACCTGCATTGTCCTGCCTGTACCCTGCCTGCTCTGGCTCCCCATGCCTCAATGTCCttggctgctgccaggcagctcATCTGAGggacctgctctgctcttcctaaAGCTCGTTTTTGTGTCTTTATGAATAATTTGGCAATTCTACGTTTGAAGACATCTCTGGGACAAGGTCATGTAAtgcatcccagctccatcccccatcgcatcccagctccatcctctgTGCATCCTGGCTCCATTCCCTTGTTGCCTATgggctccagcactgcagagggcTGTGCTGCCAGGCTGTGAAAACTAGGGAGAGCATCCCTGACAATGGAGCAAGAGGTGGATTTTGGTGGCCCCCAGCTTAGAGCCAGCTGCTCCATGGCTGATGGCTGGAGGGGGCCCCCCcagctgtgtctgtgctgcctCAGGTCTGGGAATGCCTGATAGAGCAATttgggggctgcagagctgcgaTTGTGGGAGGAGGCAGGGTATGAGCTCAgatgcagccccagcagcatcttcagGATAGGGGAGCTCTGATATGGCTGAGGTAGAGGAGACAATGGGCATGCCCTATTCCCTACCCTAAATGCTGGGTCTGTGGTCTCTGTTAGCCTTTTGGTGCACGGTGGGGCTATTCTGACTCCCTTTCAAGCCAGAGAGTCTCTGCAGACAGACCTCAGACCTGCCCTGGCATCCCTGGGAGTCCTCTGAGGTGCCTCTATCCTGGGATTCCTGCTCCTGGGGGCAGGACAATCACCAACCAGTCCCATTTCTCTGGTTGTTGCAGGTCCTTGATCACCTTGGGGACCACCTGAAGAGATCCCAATACTTCCGATTCCTGTGGTTCCCTCACAGTGAGAACGTCAGCGTCATCTACCAGGATCCCACCAACAAGGCAGGTCCCACTGGGCTCCATGCGAGAAGGGAGAAGGGCCCGTGCACAGAGCTAGGATGGACTTGCTGGGGTGGCTGATGAGAGAAACAGTATTTTGGGGGCTCAGATGGACTCTGCCCATGCTCCACAGTAGGGAGGGTCCCAGGACACAGATACAGCTGGGGCTGTCCAAGCTCTGAGCATCCTCATGACAAAGCCTGGTCTCTTTCTGAGGCTCGATGTGTCCCTGATTCATCACAGGAGATTTGGGCAGTCCTTCTCCAAACCCCCACTCCCAGCTTGGTCCTGGTCCAGGCATGTGCTCCCACCTTCATGCCTGCTGGCAAGAAAGCTGCAAACCTGCTAGTGGCTAACAACCATCGTCTTCCTCTGCTTGGCTTTGCAGCCCCCCTCTTCCTCCGCCAGCTGGTTGTGGGATTATGCTGTTGGCTATTATTTGCTGGAGTTCTTGCTCTGGATCAGGTAGGAGCATGCTCTGGGCAGTAGCTGGGGTTTGGGCTGACCTCATCTCTCCTCTGCATCTATACATTGAaacctgtgctgctttgctgagaGTCCCAGGGAAGATGGCAAGGGAGAACTGTGACCCGGAGCACCCTACccctgggaaaggaggaaatgcTTCCTCCAGCAGGCTCCTGTGCAGGAGGAGCGGATTTGGTCTGGGATTGATGTCTGGGGCTGCACTGCCCTCTCGTGTGCACAGAGATGGAGCATGCAGGACTGATGGCGCCAGAcacttttcagtggtgcccagcgacagAACAAtgagcaatggccataaactaaaacacaagagtttcacctcaacatgaggaagaactttttcacatttcacagGGTCCAGCGcactgaacaggttgcccaggaggGTCTTTCTCTctggagtaacctgctctaggtggctctgccttggcagaggggttggattagatgatctccaaaggtcccttccaaccctgatgatcctgtgattctgtgatctctgGGGTCAGATCTCACCTCCACCTCTCTCCCTTGCAGCACCTTTGTGCCCAGGTTGGTGTGCTGGATCAACCGCTTCTTCTTCTGGCTCCTCTTCAGTTCCCGGGTGGAGAATATTGCCATCAGCTACAAGATCTTCAACTACGAGTGTCGCTTCAAGCAGCATGTTCAAGACTGGGCCATCCCCATGTAAATGGCTCTGCAAACCCTCCCTGTCCAACCCCAGCCCGACTCAGTGCCTGTATCACATACCATTCCCTGCTTGTGCTCTACCCCAGCCCAGGCCGCCTGGGGCAGGAGCAAAGCCATGGAGAAAGAGACGTGGCTAGGAGGCATCATTCCTACCTGCGTGCTTAGCGTGGGGACCCTTCTGCATCCCTGTCCTGGGATACCAAATCCATATCACACTATGTCTTGGGGCTTTGAGTCCAAAGCAAGGGGGGGACGTGCTGGGACATGCCATAGCTTGTCCAGGGCTGGCCTCATCCACATCTGTTCTCTGTATCTTCCCTGAATTAGCATAggaccagggatggagctgtgGGGTTGGGGGTTCAAATTAACTGGGTTGGGGTCTTCTCCTGGGCAGTGAGAAGACGAAGGAggctctgctggagctgaagGCTGCCTTGGAGAACAACCCCAAGATGGTGGCTCACTACCCTGTGGAGGTGCGCTTCGTCCGGGGGGACGACATCTGGCTGAGTCCCTGCTTCCAGCGAGACAGCTGCTACATGAACATCATCATGTACAGGTGAGCCATGTCCCCTTTCCAACCCCCtcatcttcttcttcctcttcctccccggGTCAGTGTGCTGGTACTCCATGCCTGgagtcccagcagcagcaaatacaCAGCTCAAACACACCAACACCAGCTCTTGGCAGACACTGGAGAGCTGGATTGAATGAGCTCTTGCACTTTTGCCCACTCACCTCACTCAGTTTGCAGGCACCAAGCCAGAGGGGATGGTGTGGCCTTGCAGCACCCTAGAGTCACCCACCCCTGTTTCTTGAGCATCTTGTCCTAGGTGAGGGTCCACCGGCCAAGTGCTGGGGACATGCTGGTTCCCAGAGGGTTTCTATTACCTGGTGTTGGTCAAAGAGCCCATCGTCGGCCCCTGGAGTTGTCCTTCTCCCCACGTGGGGGTTACCTGGGTGAGCAAATTTCCCTACATCGCTGCTAATGCCTTCCCTACCTGATCCCACTCCAGGCCCTATGGGAAGAACGTCCCCCGCCTCAACTACTGGCTGACCTATGAGGGCATCATGAAGAAGCATGGTGGGAGACCACACTGGGCAAAGGTACCGATGGCCATGCTCCTCTGGGAGGAGAGGGTCTGTGGAGGGGCATCCCTTCCCATTTTCCATCACTGCTCCTCATGGAGAAGGGGGTTTGCAGTCGAGTAGGGCTTAAAGAAGATCTCCAACACCAGGCTGGTCCCAAGGGGAGATGGGTACCTCGAGGAGATGGTATTCCTGATGATGCTACCCACCCTGGACGTGTGGATAAGGGGATGGAGGTCCCACCACTTCTGCAGGGGCTTCTCACAGCATGTGGTGGGATGGTGCAGGGCCAGTGATGGGCAGCCCTCCCAGGCACTCTCTCTCCTGCAGGCCCACAGCTGCACCCGGAAGGACTTTGAGAAGATGTACCCAGCCTTCCCCAAATTCTGCTCCGTCCGGGAGAAGCTGGATCCCACGGGGATCTTCATGAATGCCTACCTGGAAAAGGTGTTTTACTGATGGAAGGCAATGTGGGGGATGGAGGAAAAACCAGCCGTCACCCCCAGTTCTTGGGACACACCAAAGCTCGTGGTCCTCCATGGTCCCAAGGTCCCCATCTCTGCCCTTACCTGCCGTGACAGCAGGCAGCAAGGGCTGGCCCCATGGGCAGGAGTGTGCACTGATCGTGATGCTAACATGGCTCTGAGGTGCCTCGAAGTCTTCTGGAAACCAGCAGCTTGGGGGGGAccatgtccctgtccccccaATACCTGTACAGCCCCAAGTGCCTCCTGTCCAAGACAACATCTCAATAAAGACCTTTCTTTGAGCAGATCTTATCTAAGCCTCTTCTTTCAGCCTGGGCACATGTCCCATGGAGGTGCCCAGTTCCTGGGACAGGGGTTTGGTGTTCCTGTGCAGCACCACTGCAGGGGTCAGGGCTGGACATGGAGACCAGATCTCATTGCAGAGCCTGGGGCTGGAGCCATCCATGTCCTCGAGCTCAGGCCATCTCCCCTCACAGAGGCACACAGGCAGGTTTTGGGAGGAAGAGGCAGCCTGACAGGTCCACCCCAGCCTGTCTGGTGTTGGTGTATGGGATGCCACGCATGGGCAATGGGTTGTGTTCTCTCCCAAGTGGGGCTGCAGCTGTACAGCTGCAGCTGTACCAGCCAAAACCTGTAGGAGATGCTCCTGTCCCTCCTCTCCTAAAAAATGTCCCTGCTAGACCAAACCAATGCCCCGCTTGCATCAccaagggatggggaaggggacaTGGGTTTCTCAAGAGGAGTGCGGCAGGATTCATAGAATCCTACAATCCCAGGCTGGAGGGGatctcaaggatcatctggtgCAACCTTTCCAGGAAAAGCATGACCCAGACTAGatgccccagcaccctgcccagccagAGCTTAACAGTGTCTGGTGTTGGGGAGCCCaacacttccctggggagattattccaatggctgcTTGTTCTCATTCACACTTTAATTTAGATCATCTTCATGAGATTATGAGTATCAGGTTGTTAACATAGATAATTTTTTATGACCGAAGTGCTGGTGGCAAACATTTGAAGTTATTCTTGGGGACAGACTTCATCATCATGACTGAAAAAGTTATCCCCcagaagaagcagaaatctACCACTCCCTTACGGTATCCATTCAAAATGACCTGCTAGGAAGGTATGACCTCTCACTTCATCTCTTCTTAATTTAATATTGAagattcttttgatttttacaGAATAACCCCAATACTGGCTCAGAAGAGAGTCCAGGTTTACAGTCTGCATCTTAAAAGGCTGGGAAGAAATCCACAGAGCAAAAGGATTATTTGGTCATCAACACAGAGATATTTCTGAAGTCCAAAGTAGATCatgttcaaataaaaaattagcTGCCTGCTTTACTCTGATTTGCTAAATCTTTTAAGCTATGGATCTTTTTCTAGAATTAATTCATTGTTATTTGTCTATTTTTGAAGGACATCCTTCAAAAGGTCTCCTTTAGCATCCTAAAGTAATCTCATTAATTCGTTactctttcctttcccatcaGTAGGTGGCAcactcagaaaatgaaaaagttaaaaacccAGAATCCAGGAATCGCTCATGTTTGCTTTAGGAAGGCACCGTAATAACTTCGTTAGTTAATTCTGAAAATGGACTGCAGGGCCAGTTAGCCATGCCTGAGCAAGAGAGAGTCCTGGAGATGGGCCACCTCCACCACAGCATTGTAAAGCActgcattttcccttcccaaaccaCACCACTGGCCATCTCCCCATGGGCATCTTGTGTCTGGGGCTCTCTATGGCAGTCGCACTTTACCAATAGATGCTGGCAGGCAAAGTGTAGTACAAGCCTGCAAGAGGACTCAAACCACCATTAGCAAGGCTATAAACACAGAGTCGAAAAGGGGAATGTTTGAAAAAGCTCAGGAAAGCATAAGAGGGCACTTCCAGGACCTAAAGGTTAAGTTCTCATTCCTTGGGACCTCTCTACAGCCACAGGCAGTGTTTAGAGACAGACAACAACGTCCCAAAAATGGATGTAGTGAACACACTGAACACATGTAGTAACATGAAGACATCTCCTTGCAAGATGCTGGCACCAGGAGGCTCTCACATACACTGAGAGCTTCTTCATTACACAGAGATGCTCGGAATGCTGCAGGGGTGGTCTCAGATCATTCAGTTTTATTATTCATGTTCATGGCTTGCTCTCTTTACTCTGTGAGTTCATAAGCAACCATCTCTggtgatttttctctccctgtaaaatatttctgaggtactttttatgcattttatgaTACTGCGTAAGTAATAATCCTGTTCAGATGAAGTTGTAAAGCCACTATCCCTCATATTGGAGAAGTCATAGAagtccagtgaagttcccactgactggaaaaggggaaatataacccccatttttcaaaaggataaaaaaaaagacctggggaactacagcctggtcagtctcaccttgctgcctggcaagatcatggagcaaatcctcctggaaactatgctaaggcacacaGACAATAAGGGGATGATTGGTGACAaccaacatggtttcactaagggcaaattgtgcctgacagATTTtgtggccttctatggtggagTGGCAGCTTTGGTGGTTAAGGGAAGAGAGACTGAGATCATCTACCTgcacttgtgcaaagcatttcacatccttgtctctaaactggagaggcacGGATTTGGGGATGGACCATCTCCTGGCTGGTTCACATCAAGCAGCAAGACTTCTACTGGCTTTTCATCCCCAAATCTTGAATATGTTTACCATCCCCTAGACTTTTATAGTGTATAAATCTTGTCCCCTGCCCTGGGGCATATATTATTATAGGGTATAAATCATGACCCAGCACCCTGGGGCAGCTGCACTGGAGGTTTCCTCAGCTAATGAAGCTGTCCCATGCCAGAACCAGCCACTGAAGGGGTGAGCTGGTCCTGGCATTAATCCAGTGCCTGAGTGATTACATAGGTGACATCAGTGGGAAAATGTCTTAATtaacttcttttcccccctcaatCAGTTTCTGAAATAAGAGAGATCTTTG
Protein-coding regions in this window:
- the LOC115609906 gene encoding L-gulonolactone oxidase-like, encoding MVHGQGGVKFQNWAKTYGSSPELYFQPTSVEEIREILDMARQRNKRVKVVGGGHSPSDIACTDDFMIQMGKMNRILKVDKERQQVTVEGGIFLSDLNIELSKHGLALANLGAVSEVAAAGVIGTGTHNTGIKHGILPTQVVALTLLTASGEILECSESINVDIFQAARLHLGCLGVVLTVTFQCVPQFHLHEVTFPSTLTEVLDHLGDHLKRSQYFRFLWFPHSENVSVIYQDPTNKPPSSSASWLWDYAVGYYLLEFLLWISTFVPRLVCWINRFFFWLLFSSRVENIAISYKIFNYECRFKQHVQDWAIPIEKTKEALLELKAALENNPKMVAHYPVEVRFVRGDDIWLSPCFQRDSCYMNIIMYRPYGKNVPRLNYWLTYEGIMKKHGGRPHWAKAHSCTRKDFEKMYPAFPKFCSVREKLDPTGIFMNAYLEKVFY